A region from the Lolium perenne isolate Kyuss_39 chromosome 4, Kyuss_2.0, whole genome shotgun sequence genome encodes:
- the LOC127296183 gene encoding rho GTPase-activating protein REN1 isoform X3 gives MSASEFRIPYQPVSSSQPSENTGQFKICRCGEGDPNSQSGEAGDSPPAACPNCQVLKSGHLLLSSKAGIGWTTWKKRWFILTRASLVFFRSDPNQPPRGNEPIVTLGGIDLNNSGSVVVKEDRKLLTVLFPDGRDGRTFTLKAETTEELNEWRSALESALAQAPSVANTVGQNPIFSTDGTEPSEAPTEQSEDKSSVIGRPAQFSLVDPDGSPSFLEKALRFIEDYGVKVEGILRQSADVEEVKRRFRDYEKGKNEFSAEDDGHVIGDCIKCILREMPASPIPASCCTALVTAYRADKTRRLDAINKVVYEVFPEPNRQLLQRILKMMMVVGSHKAVNRMSNSALAACMAPLLLRPLLLGECEIDSDFSMAGDGSFQLLQAAAAANHAQAIIIIMLEEYDQIFDDLEEGSCSSDAYTESDDGDVDKEYSTDNENHDDDGSYDSGEDDIEEDLDDNSEHSSGGSECDANSRIDAKRDKIGQPPAKGKESNASTDNISKSRSAASRAKLLKSSSSANRSKRTLWGRTSARKDLSTEEVECCSDDEALIEKLENNKADLQSKVSKEVKENANLRASLEKRKESLHERRIALEKEVENLRDQLQKERSLRTSLESGLMNMRRGQVSFPSSIDSKQKACDLRGQLSSQVPMGSSSLCESCNKRLISSENPLEEKQEISSSAEASSIAGFSSVPRLVPGTGGMAELVEQLRRQATQHSSSTGAQRLARQNSNSPQLNRLQGPNAYSSIRTEEPGGGPPTALAKLTNRLNFLKERRALLASEMQNLDMARPPAAPPTAPAPNKDST, from the exons ATGTCAGCTTCAGAGTTCAGGATTCCCTACCAGCCA GTATCATCTTCGCAGCCTTCGGAGAATACAGGCCAGTTCAAGATATGCCGATGTGGGGAGGGAGACCCAAACTCCCAGAGTGGTGAAGCGGGTGATAGCCCGCCAGCTGCATGTCCTAACTGCCAG GTTCTTAAGAGTGGACATTTGCTGCTTTCATCTAAAG CAGGGATTGGTTGGACAACATGGAAAAAGCGCTGGTTCATTCTTACAAGGGCATCATTAGTGTTCTTCAGAAGTGACCCG AATCAACCTCCCAGAGGAAATGAACCAATTGTTACACTTGGTGGAATTGACTTGAATAACTCCGGAAG TGTTGTAGTCAAAGAAGACAGAAAACTTTTAACGGTGTTATTTCCTGATGGCCGTGACGGGCGTACTTTTACTCTGAAG GCAGAAACTACGGAAGAACTCAATGAGTGGAGAAGTGCATTAGAGAGTGCTTTAGCGCAGGCACCAAGTGTAGCGAATACAGTGGGGCAAAATCCAATATTCAGCACTGATGGAACAGAACCTTCTGAAGCTCCAACTGAACAGT CGGAGGATAAATCGTCTGTCATTGGCAGACCTGCACAGTTTTCACTTGTAGATCCTGATGGTAGTCCATCTTTCCTGGAGAAGGCCTTGAGGTTCATTGAAGATTATG GTGTCAAGGTAGAAGGAATCCTCCGTCAGTCTGCTGATGTTGAAGAAGTCAAACGCAGATTTCGGGATTATGAAAAGG GAAAGAACGAGTTCTCCGCAGAAGATGATGGACATGTTATTGGTGACTGTATTAAG TGTATTCTTCGAGAGATGCCAGCATCCCCAATTCCTGCATCATGTTGCACCGCGCTGGTTACAGCTTATC GAGCTGACAAGACAAGAAGACTTGATGCTATAAATAAAGTGGTATATGAAGTTTTCCCAGAACCAAATCGACAATTACTCCAGAG GATTCTTAAGATGATGATGGTCGTTGGATCACACAAAGCTGTGAACAGGATGTCTAATTCTGCTTTGGCGGCTTGTATGGCACCACTCCTTCTTCGACCTCTTCTTCTTGGTGAATGTGAAATTGATAGTGACTTTAGTATGGCTGGGGACGGTTCATTCCAGCTGCTTCAAGCTGCCGCAGCCGCCAACCATGCTCAAGCTATTATTATCATTATGCTTGAGGAATATGATCAGATATTTGAT GATCTGGAAGAAGGTTCATGTTCTTCGGACGCTTATACTGAATCTGACGATGGTGATGTTGACAAGGAATATTCCACGGATAACGAAAACCATGATGACGATGGTTCTTATGATTCTGGTGAAGATGACATTGAAGAAGACTTGGATGATAATTCTGAACACTCTTCTGGCGGCAGTGAATGTGATGCCAATAGCAGAATTGATGCCAAACGTGACAAG ATTGGCCAACCTCCTGCAAAAGGGAAAGAATCAAATGCATCCACAGATAATATTTCTAAATCCCGTTCAGCAGCTTCGAGAGCAAAACTTCTGAAGTCAAGCAGCTCAGCTAATAGGAGCAAAAGAACCTTATGGGGCCGTACTTCA GCAAGAAAGGACCTGTCAACAGAGGAGGTTGAGTGTTGCAGTGATGATGA GgctcttattgagaagcttgagaACAACAAAGCTGATCTCCAATCTAAAGTTTCAAAGGAG GTCAAAGAAAATGCAAACCTTCGGGCAAGTCTAGAAAAGCGAAAAGAATCATTACATGAACGCCGTATAGCACTTGAAAAAGAA GTGGAAAATTTGCGAGACCAGCTGCAGAAGGAAAGAAGTTTGAGGACCTCATTGGAGTCTGGGCTGATGAATATGCGAAGAGGACAGGTGTCCTTCCCGTCATCAATAGACAGCAAG CAAAAGGCTTGTGATCTCCGTGGACAACTCAGCAGCCAGGTCCCGATGGGCTCCAGCTCGCTATGCGAATCATGCAATAAAAGACTCATAAGTAGTGAAAACCCACTCGA GGAGAAACAAGAGATTAGCTCCTCAGCCGAAGCATCATCAATCGCTGGGTTCAGTTCTGTACCTCGTTTGGTACCCGGTACTGGTGGCATG GCGGAGCTTGTCGAACAATTAAGGAGGCAAGCTACACAGCATTCATCTTCAACAG GTGCTCAAAGATTGGCGAGGCAAAACTCAAATAGCCCACAGCTAAACAGGCTTCAAGGACCGAATGCGTATTCAAGTATTAGAACGGAG GAACCTGGGGGCGGACCACCAACTGCATTAGCTAAGCTGACAAACCGGCTCAACTTCTTGAAAGAAAGAAGGGCACTGCTTGCAAGCGAGATGCAAAACTTAGATATGGCTCGCCCACCAGCGGCACCACCTACTGCTCCAGCTCCAAATAAAGACTCAACATGA
- the LOC127296180 gene encoding uncharacterized protein — protein MGLLRKTSKQTAKLKSLLELAVTRIAVARQPRVARKSIASSDVSQLLALGHLDRALSRTEQVIQEDNMLEAFGIIELYCNRLIEQAAQLDKPQECNEELREAAASIMFAAGWCGDLPELLFARTILADKFGNDFAVAAKEGTDIVDPILVWKLSGNTTNMELKKKVTKEIAAENNILVDFSGIPEETEDVLVDFSELQEVTDDGNSNIQELIDEMSCQDDMDGSSELEDDHQHSHITNTSGLESDENVQINTNSDGSDDEIKGKRSRKWWHLGCT, from the exons ATGGGATTGCTCCGCAAGACTTCAAAGCAGACAGCGAAACTCAAGTCCCTTCTCGAGCTTGCTGTCACCCGGATCGCTGTCGCCCGCCAGCCTCGCGTTGCTCGCAAGTCCATCGCCTCCAGCGATGTCAGCCAGCTCCTTGCCCTCGGCCACCTCGACCGTGCTCTCAGCCGC ACAGAGCAGGTTATCCAGGAAGACAACATGTTGGAGGCGTTCGGCATCATAGAGCTCTACTGCAATCGGCTCATCGAGCAGGCTGCGCAGTTGGACAAGCCACA GGAGTGCAATGAGGAGTTAAGGGAAGCGGCAGCCAGCATCATGTTTGCTGCCGGCTGGTGCGGCGACCTGCCGGAGCTGCTGTTTGCCCGTACCATCCTTGCTGACAAGTTCGGCAATGACTTTGCTGTGGCAGCCAAGGAGGGCACCGACATCGTCGATCCCATC CTGGTGTGGAAGTTGTCCGGAAACACAACGAACATGGAACTGAAGAAGAAAGTGACCAAAGAGATTGCCGCAGAGAACAATATCTTGGTGGACTTCTCTGGGATCCCAGAAGAAACAGAGGATGTCTTGGTGGACTTCTCTGAGCTTCAGGAAGTAACTGATGATGGCAATAGCAACATTCAGGAGCTCATCGATGAAATGTCCTGCCAGGACGACATGGATGGAAGTTCAGAGTTAGAAGACGACCATCAACACTCACACATAACAAATACCTCCGGTCTGGAGAGCGACGAGAATGTACAAATCAATACCAACTCTGATGGATCAGATGATGAGATCAAAGGCAAGCGGAGCCGAAAATGGTGGCACCTTGGGTGCACATAA
- the LOC127296183 gene encoding rho GTPase-activating protein REN1 isoform X2 yields the protein MSASEFRIPYQPVSSSQPSENTGQFKICRCGEGDPNSQSGEAGDSPPAACPNCQVLKSGHLLLSSKGIGWTTWKKRWFILTRASLVFFRSDPNQPPRGNEPIVTLGGIDLNNSGSVVVKEDRKLLTVLFPDGRDGRTFTLKAETTEELNEWRSALESALAQAPSVANTVGQNPIFSTDGTEPSEAPTEQSEDKSSVIGRPAQFSLVDPDGSPSFLEKALRFIEDYGVKVEGILRQSADVEEVKRRFRDYEKGKNEFSAEDDGHVIGDCIKCILREMPASPIPASCCTALVTAYRADKTRRLDAINKVVYEVFPEPNRQLLQRILKMMMVVGSHKAVNRMSNSALAACMAPLLLRPLLLGECEIDSDFSMAGDGSFQLLQAAAAANHAQAIIIIMLEEYDQIFDDLEEGSCSSDAYTESDDGDVDKEYSTDNENHDDDGSYDSGEDDIEEDLDDNSEHSSGGSECDANSRIDAKRDKIGQPPAKGKESNASTDNISKSRSAASRAKLLKSSSSANRSKRTLWGRTSARKDLSTEEVECCSDDEALIEKLENNKADLQSKVSKEVKENANLRASLEKRKESLHERRIALEKEVENLRDQLQKERSLRTSLESGLMNMRRGQVSFPSSIDSKTKADLEEVAAAEADILNLKQKACDLRGQLSSQVPMGSSSLCESCNKRLISSENPLEEKQEISSSAEASSIAGFSSVPRLVPGTGGMAELVEQLRRQATQHSSSTGAQRLARQNSNSPQLNRLQGPNAYSSIRTEEPGGGPPTALAKLTNRLNFLKERRALLASEMQNLDMARPPAAPPTAPAPNKDST from the exons ATGTCAGCTTCAGAGTTCAGGATTCCCTACCAGCCA GTATCATCTTCGCAGCCTTCGGAGAATACAGGCCAGTTCAAGATATGCCGATGTGGGGAGGGAGACCCAAACTCCCAGAGTGGTGAAGCGGGTGATAGCCCGCCAGCTGCATGTCCTAACTGCCAG GTTCTTAAGAGTGGACATTTGCTGCTTTCATCTAAAG GGATTGGTTGGACAACATGGAAAAAGCGCTGGTTCATTCTTACAAGGGCATCATTAGTGTTCTTCAGAAGTGACCCG AATCAACCTCCCAGAGGAAATGAACCAATTGTTACACTTGGTGGAATTGACTTGAATAACTCCGGAAG TGTTGTAGTCAAAGAAGACAGAAAACTTTTAACGGTGTTATTTCCTGATGGCCGTGACGGGCGTACTTTTACTCTGAAG GCAGAAACTACGGAAGAACTCAATGAGTGGAGAAGTGCATTAGAGAGTGCTTTAGCGCAGGCACCAAGTGTAGCGAATACAGTGGGGCAAAATCCAATATTCAGCACTGATGGAACAGAACCTTCTGAAGCTCCAACTGAACAGT CGGAGGATAAATCGTCTGTCATTGGCAGACCTGCACAGTTTTCACTTGTAGATCCTGATGGTAGTCCATCTTTCCTGGAGAAGGCCTTGAGGTTCATTGAAGATTATG GTGTCAAGGTAGAAGGAATCCTCCGTCAGTCTGCTGATGTTGAAGAAGTCAAACGCAGATTTCGGGATTATGAAAAGG GAAAGAACGAGTTCTCCGCAGAAGATGATGGACATGTTATTGGTGACTGTATTAAG TGTATTCTTCGAGAGATGCCAGCATCCCCAATTCCTGCATCATGTTGCACCGCGCTGGTTACAGCTTATC GAGCTGACAAGACAAGAAGACTTGATGCTATAAATAAAGTGGTATATGAAGTTTTCCCAGAACCAAATCGACAATTACTCCAGAG GATTCTTAAGATGATGATGGTCGTTGGATCACACAAAGCTGTGAACAGGATGTCTAATTCTGCTTTGGCGGCTTGTATGGCACCACTCCTTCTTCGACCTCTTCTTCTTGGTGAATGTGAAATTGATAGTGACTTTAGTATGGCTGGGGACGGTTCATTCCAGCTGCTTCAAGCTGCCGCAGCCGCCAACCATGCTCAAGCTATTATTATCATTATGCTTGAGGAATATGATCAGATATTTGAT GATCTGGAAGAAGGTTCATGTTCTTCGGACGCTTATACTGAATCTGACGATGGTGATGTTGACAAGGAATATTCCACGGATAACGAAAACCATGATGACGATGGTTCTTATGATTCTGGTGAAGATGACATTGAAGAAGACTTGGATGATAATTCTGAACACTCTTCTGGCGGCAGTGAATGTGATGCCAATAGCAGAATTGATGCCAAACGTGACAAG ATTGGCCAACCTCCTGCAAAAGGGAAAGAATCAAATGCATCCACAGATAATATTTCTAAATCCCGTTCAGCAGCTTCGAGAGCAAAACTTCTGAAGTCAAGCAGCTCAGCTAATAGGAGCAAAAGAACCTTATGGGGCCGTACTTCA GCAAGAAAGGACCTGTCAACAGAGGAGGTTGAGTGTTGCAGTGATGATGA GgctcttattgagaagcttgagaACAACAAAGCTGATCTCCAATCTAAAGTTTCAAAGGAG GTCAAAGAAAATGCAAACCTTCGGGCAAGTCTAGAAAAGCGAAAAGAATCATTACATGAACGCCGTATAGCACTTGAAAAAGAA GTGGAAAATTTGCGAGACCAGCTGCAGAAGGAAAGAAGTTTGAGGACCTCATTGGAGTCTGGGCTGATGAATATGCGAAGAGGACAGGTGTCCTTCCCGTCATCAATAGACAGCAAG ACTAAGGCTGATCTTGAGGAAGTTGCTGCTGCTGAAGCTGATATTTTGAACTTGAAGCAAAAGGCTTGTGATCTCCGTGGACAACTCAGCAGCCAGGTCCCGATGGGCTCCAGCTCGCTATGCGAATCATGCAATAAAAGACTCATAAGTAGTGAAAACCCACTCGA GGAGAAACAAGAGATTAGCTCCTCAGCCGAAGCATCATCAATCGCTGGGTTCAGTTCTGTACCTCGTTTGGTACCCGGTACTGGTGGCATG GCGGAGCTTGTCGAACAATTAAGGAGGCAAGCTACACAGCATTCATCTTCAACAG GTGCTCAAAGATTGGCGAGGCAAAACTCAAATAGCCCACAGCTAAACAGGCTTCAAGGACCGAATGCGTATTCAAGTATTAGAACGGAG GAACCTGGGGGCGGACCACCAACTGCATTAGCTAAGCTGACAAACCGGCTCAACTTCTTGAAAGAAAGAAGGGCACTGCTTGCAAGCGAGATGCAAAACTTAGATATGGCTCGCCCACCAGCGGCACCACCTACTGCTCCAGCTCCAAATAAAGACTCAACATGA
- the LOC127296182 gene encoding uncharacterized protein produces MAAAAAAPSKAQVLSLFRAFLRTGRKFSDYNIREYTVRRAADAFRDNRALADAPAAAAAFADGKQQLEVAKRQVLVYSLYAPKAKSVVEMKIQ; encoded by the coding sequence atggcggcggcggcggcggctccatCGAAGGCGCAGGTGCTGTCCCTCTTCCGGGCCTTCCTCCGCACGGGCCGGAAGTTCTCCGACTACAACATCCGCGAGTACACGGTACGCCGCGCGGCGGACGCCTTCCGCGACAACCGCGCCCTCGCCGACGCGCCGGCCGCGGCGGCGGCCTTCGCGGACGGGAAGCAGCAGCTGGAGGTGGCGAAGCGGCAGGTGCTGGTGTACTCTCTCTACGCACCCAAGGCCAAGAGCGTCGTCGAGATGAAGATTCAGTGA
- the LOC127296183 gene encoding rho GTPase-activating protein REN1 isoform X1, translated as MSASEFRIPYQPVSSSQPSENTGQFKICRCGEGDPNSQSGEAGDSPPAACPNCQVLKSGHLLLSSKAGIGWTTWKKRWFILTRASLVFFRSDPNQPPRGNEPIVTLGGIDLNNSGSVVVKEDRKLLTVLFPDGRDGRTFTLKAETTEELNEWRSALESALAQAPSVANTVGQNPIFSTDGTEPSEAPTEQSEDKSSVIGRPAQFSLVDPDGSPSFLEKALRFIEDYGVKVEGILRQSADVEEVKRRFRDYEKGKNEFSAEDDGHVIGDCIKCILREMPASPIPASCCTALVTAYRADKTRRLDAINKVVYEVFPEPNRQLLQRILKMMMVVGSHKAVNRMSNSALAACMAPLLLRPLLLGECEIDSDFSMAGDGSFQLLQAAAAANHAQAIIIIMLEEYDQIFDDLEEGSCSSDAYTESDDGDVDKEYSTDNENHDDDGSYDSGEDDIEEDLDDNSEHSSGGSECDANSRIDAKRDKIGQPPAKGKESNASTDNISKSRSAASRAKLLKSSSSANRSKRTLWGRTSARKDLSTEEVECCSDDEALIEKLENNKADLQSKVSKEVKENANLRASLEKRKESLHERRIALEKEVENLRDQLQKERSLRTSLESGLMNMRRGQVSFPSSIDSKTKADLEEVAAAEADILNLKQKACDLRGQLSSQVPMGSSSLCESCNKRLISSENPLEEKQEISSSAEASSIAGFSSVPRLVPGTGGMAELVEQLRRQATQHSSSTGAQRLARQNSNSPQLNRLQGPNAYSSIRTEEPGGGPPTALAKLTNRLNFLKERRALLASEMQNLDMARPPAAPPTAPAPNKDST; from the exons ATGTCAGCTTCAGAGTTCAGGATTCCCTACCAGCCA GTATCATCTTCGCAGCCTTCGGAGAATACAGGCCAGTTCAAGATATGCCGATGTGGGGAGGGAGACCCAAACTCCCAGAGTGGTGAAGCGGGTGATAGCCCGCCAGCTGCATGTCCTAACTGCCAG GTTCTTAAGAGTGGACATTTGCTGCTTTCATCTAAAG CAGGGATTGGTTGGACAACATGGAAAAAGCGCTGGTTCATTCTTACAAGGGCATCATTAGTGTTCTTCAGAAGTGACCCG AATCAACCTCCCAGAGGAAATGAACCAATTGTTACACTTGGTGGAATTGACTTGAATAACTCCGGAAG TGTTGTAGTCAAAGAAGACAGAAAACTTTTAACGGTGTTATTTCCTGATGGCCGTGACGGGCGTACTTTTACTCTGAAG GCAGAAACTACGGAAGAACTCAATGAGTGGAGAAGTGCATTAGAGAGTGCTTTAGCGCAGGCACCAAGTGTAGCGAATACAGTGGGGCAAAATCCAATATTCAGCACTGATGGAACAGAACCTTCTGAAGCTCCAACTGAACAGT CGGAGGATAAATCGTCTGTCATTGGCAGACCTGCACAGTTTTCACTTGTAGATCCTGATGGTAGTCCATCTTTCCTGGAGAAGGCCTTGAGGTTCATTGAAGATTATG GTGTCAAGGTAGAAGGAATCCTCCGTCAGTCTGCTGATGTTGAAGAAGTCAAACGCAGATTTCGGGATTATGAAAAGG GAAAGAACGAGTTCTCCGCAGAAGATGATGGACATGTTATTGGTGACTGTATTAAG TGTATTCTTCGAGAGATGCCAGCATCCCCAATTCCTGCATCATGTTGCACCGCGCTGGTTACAGCTTATC GAGCTGACAAGACAAGAAGACTTGATGCTATAAATAAAGTGGTATATGAAGTTTTCCCAGAACCAAATCGACAATTACTCCAGAG GATTCTTAAGATGATGATGGTCGTTGGATCACACAAAGCTGTGAACAGGATGTCTAATTCTGCTTTGGCGGCTTGTATGGCACCACTCCTTCTTCGACCTCTTCTTCTTGGTGAATGTGAAATTGATAGTGACTTTAGTATGGCTGGGGACGGTTCATTCCAGCTGCTTCAAGCTGCCGCAGCCGCCAACCATGCTCAAGCTATTATTATCATTATGCTTGAGGAATATGATCAGATATTTGAT GATCTGGAAGAAGGTTCATGTTCTTCGGACGCTTATACTGAATCTGACGATGGTGATGTTGACAAGGAATATTCCACGGATAACGAAAACCATGATGACGATGGTTCTTATGATTCTGGTGAAGATGACATTGAAGAAGACTTGGATGATAATTCTGAACACTCTTCTGGCGGCAGTGAATGTGATGCCAATAGCAGAATTGATGCCAAACGTGACAAG ATTGGCCAACCTCCTGCAAAAGGGAAAGAATCAAATGCATCCACAGATAATATTTCTAAATCCCGTTCAGCAGCTTCGAGAGCAAAACTTCTGAAGTCAAGCAGCTCAGCTAATAGGAGCAAAAGAACCTTATGGGGCCGTACTTCA GCAAGAAAGGACCTGTCAACAGAGGAGGTTGAGTGTTGCAGTGATGATGA GgctcttattgagaagcttgagaACAACAAAGCTGATCTCCAATCTAAAGTTTCAAAGGAG GTCAAAGAAAATGCAAACCTTCGGGCAAGTCTAGAAAAGCGAAAAGAATCATTACATGAACGCCGTATAGCACTTGAAAAAGAA GTGGAAAATTTGCGAGACCAGCTGCAGAAGGAAAGAAGTTTGAGGACCTCATTGGAGTCTGGGCTGATGAATATGCGAAGAGGACAGGTGTCCTTCCCGTCATCAATAGACAGCAAG ACTAAGGCTGATCTTGAGGAAGTTGCTGCTGCTGAAGCTGATATTTTGAACTTGAAGCAAAAGGCTTGTGATCTCCGTGGACAACTCAGCAGCCAGGTCCCGATGGGCTCCAGCTCGCTATGCGAATCATGCAATAAAAGACTCATAAGTAGTGAAAACCCACTCGA GGAGAAACAAGAGATTAGCTCCTCAGCCGAAGCATCATCAATCGCTGGGTTCAGTTCTGTACCTCGTTTGGTACCCGGTACTGGTGGCATG GCGGAGCTTGTCGAACAATTAAGGAGGCAAGCTACACAGCATTCATCTTCAACAG GTGCTCAAAGATTGGCGAGGCAAAACTCAAATAGCCCACAGCTAAACAGGCTTCAAGGACCGAATGCGTATTCAAGTATTAGAACGGAG GAACCTGGGGGCGGACCACCAACTGCATTAGCTAAGCTGACAAACCGGCTCAACTTCTTGAAAGAAAGAAGGGCACTGCTTGCAAGCGAGATGCAAAACTTAGATATGGCTCGCCCACCAGCGGCACCACCTACTGCTCCAGCTCCAAATAAAGACTCAACATGA
- the LOC127296181 gene encoding uncharacterized protein, with translation MGSLSDSQANGDLPPPLAEAEPEPEDVGAQAEEGETGEKMEGVASIALLPSGAISGHFIRLPDSVCYGLQGTPIPCERECSRGDDYRLIKLSIINFKRKTEKVVVVECRGHDAARLQHIDHLHGWEDDIVGLVQKKHGNKKVLVSFECETLKADKAAEEHISRYMPNLCGLDAVVNTGKMSISGINLDEDDQPSGDG, from the exons ATGGGCTCTCTGTCGGACTCGCAGGCGAATGGCGATCTTCCGCCGCCGctggcggaggcggagccggagccggaggacGTTGGGGCGCAGGCAGAGGAGGGAGAGACCGGAGAGAAGATGGAGGGCGTCGCGTCCATAGCGCTGCTGCCCTCTGGCGCCATCTCCGGGCACTTCATCCGCCTCCCGGACTCCGTCTGCTACGGCCTCCAGGGCACCC CAATACCATGCGAGAGGGAATGTAGCCGAGGAGATGACTACCGCCTTATAAAGCTCTCCATCATTAATTTTAAG AGGAAGACAGAGAAGGTAGTTGTGGTGGAATGCAGGGGACATGATGCTGCTCGATTACAACACATTGACCATTTGCATGG ATGGGAAGATGACATCGTTGGGTTGGTTCAGAAGAAACATGGCAACAAAAAGGTGTTGGTCTCCTTCGAATGCGAGACGCTGAAGGCCGATAAAGCCGCCGAAGAACATATCAGCAGATACATGCCGAATCTCTGTGGACTGGATGCAGTTG TAAATACAGGAAAGATGAGTATCTCCGGCATCAACCTTGATGAGGACGACCAACCAAGCGGCGACGGCTGA